The Pseudofrankia inefficax genome window below encodes:
- a CDS encoding ABC transporter ATP-binding protein — protein MNSSTGSRLLRTQLRGRRGDLTLGAAATVVQQTAMLALPWCIQRALDRGVTAHSVRGTLTWAIPTALVAVVFMLGGVGGLRWSGRAANRVSHALRAALVERVAAFDRAALARYGHGDLATRATRDVDLIRLWVQSLAIWVRIVVTIVLVLPALALLEWPLLVVGVATIPLVALANAYFPDRFDAANEKLSTAFAARADAVEDLLSASAAVRGLGGEATLVRRHHERSATVTDHTMTAARISASWSAVPPAVPRLAIAAGLAIGGLAVLHGGLTVGGLVAFTSWMTTLTLAVTIAVDLLSQRGQALVAAGRIAEILDTPGTDDDPADAESPPLDAALVAAGVTARRDGRLVLGPVDLSVGPGEFVAVTGPTGSGKTTLARLLCRLEDPATGSVSLGGVDLRRVSRLELANRVGLVPQRPLILAGTVADNLRVGRELGLDELRAACAVAAVDEFVDSLPDGYDTELGERGASVSGGQAQRLALARGLVGRPDVLILDDVTAAVDAETEATILGRLRAWAPGTALLVISHRPSVLAAADRVLRLEPPGFPAAVAGPAPRSALDEHTTDEQTTAEQIVRVGGGNG, from the coding sequence TTGAACAGCTCGACGGGCAGCCGGCTGTTGAGAACGCAACTGCGCGGGCGGCGGGGGGACCTCACCCTCGGCGCCGCCGCCACCGTCGTCCAGCAGACCGCGATGCTCGCCCTCCCGTGGTGCATCCAGCGCGCCCTTGACCGCGGCGTCACCGCGCACTCGGTCCGCGGCACGCTGACCTGGGCGATCCCGACGGCGCTGGTCGCCGTGGTGTTCATGCTCGGCGGCGTCGGCGGGCTTCGTTGGTCGGGCCGGGCCGCGAACCGGGTCTCGCACGCGCTGCGGGCCGCGCTGGTCGAGCGGGTCGCCGCCTTCGACCGCGCCGCGCTGGCCCGCTACGGGCACGGCGACCTGGCCACCAGGGCCACCCGGGACGTCGACCTGATCCGGCTGTGGGTGCAGAGCCTCGCCATCTGGGTGCGGATCGTCGTCACGATCGTGCTGGTGCTGCCCGCCCTCGCCCTGCTGGAATGGCCGCTGCTGGTCGTCGGGGTGGCCACGATCCCGCTCGTCGCGCTGGCCAACGCCTACTTCCCCGACCGGTTCGACGCCGCGAACGAGAAGCTGTCCACCGCGTTCGCGGCCCGGGCCGACGCCGTCGAGGACCTGCTGTCGGCCAGTGCCGCGGTGCGCGGGCTCGGCGGTGAGGCGACCCTCGTGCGTCGCCACCACGAGCGCAGCGCCACCGTCACCGACCACACGATGACCGCCGCGCGGATCTCCGCGTCGTGGTCGGCCGTCCCGCCGGCCGTGCCCAGGCTGGCGATCGCGGCCGGCCTCGCGATCGGGGGCCTGGCCGTGTTGCACGGCGGCCTGACCGTCGGTGGCCTGGTCGCCTTCACCTCCTGGATGACCACGCTGACCCTGGCCGTCACGATCGCCGTCGACCTGCTCTCCCAGCGCGGCCAGGCGTTGGTCGCCGCCGGGCGCATCGCCGAGATCCTCGACACCCCCGGCACCGACGACGACCCCGCCGACGCGGAGAGCCCGCCGCTGGACGCGGCGTTGGTGGCCGCCGGGGTGACGGCCCGGCGCGACGGGCGCCTGGTGCTCGGCCCGGTCGACCTGAGCGTCGGTCCCGGCGAGTTCGTCGCCGTGACCGGCCCGACCGGCAGCGGCAAGACCACGCTGGCCCGGCTGCTGTGCCGGCTGGAGGACCCGGCGACCGGCTCGGTCAGCCTGGGCGGCGTCGATCTGCGGCGGGTCTCCCGGCTCGAGCTGGCCAACCGGGTCGGCCTGGTGCCGCAGCGGCCGCTGATCCTGGCCGGCACGGTCGCGGACAACCTGCGGGTCGGGCGCGAGCTCGGCCTGGACGAGCTGCGGGCGGCGTGCGCCGTCGCCGCCGTCGACGAGTTCGTGGACAGCCTGCCCGACGGCTACGACACCGAGCTCGGCGAGCGCGGGGCGAGCGTCTCCGGCGGCCAGGCGCAGCGGCTGGCCCTGGCCCGGGGCCTGGTCGGCCGCCCGGACGTGCTGATCCTGGACGACGTCACGGCGGCCGTCGACGCGGAGACCGAGGCCACGATCCTGGGGCGGCTGCGGGCCTGGGCACCCGGCACCGCGCTGCTGGTGATCTCGCACCGGCCGAGCGTGCTGGCGGCGGCCGACCGCGTGCTGCGGCTGGAACCGCCCGGCTTTCCCGCGGCTGTGGCCGGGCCGGCCCCACGGTCCGCGCTCGATGAGCACACGACGGACGAACAGACGACGGCTGAGCAGATCGTCCGGGTGGGTGGCGGCAATGGCTGA
- a CDS encoding lysine N(6)-hydroxylase/L-ornithine N(5)-oxygenase family protein — MVRGPASTDIGILDIVGIGFGPSNLALAIAATEHNAQVPPEAALSISFLERQPRFGWHRGMLLDGATMQVSYLKDLVTLRNPASDFSYLSFLHDRNRLVDFINHKTMFPLRAEFHDYLEWAARRVDGLVEYDTRVVDIRPVLVDGEVTMVDVVAVRGETGETVVRRARGVVIAAGLEPVLPPGIEQSERVWHNHDLLGRVERLPSMVRDRFVVVGAGQSAAEVTEFLHTRYPRAEVVALFSRYGYSPADNSAFANQIFDPTAVDDFYASPPAVKDMLNGYHRSTNYSVVDIDLIDELYRRVYQEKVQGRERLRIMRASRLAELRPIEAGVAVDVEFLPTGKRETVEADVIVFATGYKSRDPRALLGAMSGYCLDDAAGKPALDRDYRLATTPDVQADLYVLGATEHSHGISSTLLSNVAVRAGELVRSMACRS; from the coding sequence GTGGTGAGAGGTCCGGCGTCCACGGACATCGGCATTCTGGACATCGTCGGAATTGGATTCGGTCCATCGAATCTGGCACTGGCCATAGCGGCGACGGAGCACAACGCGCAGGTTCCGCCGGAGGCGGCCCTGAGCATTTCGTTTCTGGAGCGCCAGCCGCGGTTCGGCTGGCACCGGGGCATGCTCCTCGACGGGGCCACGATGCAGGTGTCCTACCTGAAGGACCTGGTAACCCTGCGCAATCCGGCCAGCGATTTCAGCTATCTGTCATTCCTGCACGACCGTAACCGCCTGGTCGACTTCATCAACCACAAGACGATGTTCCCGCTGCGGGCCGAGTTCCACGACTATCTGGAATGGGCCGCCCGCCGGGTCGACGGCCTCGTCGAGTACGACACGCGCGTCGTCGACATCCGGCCGGTCCTGGTCGACGGCGAGGTCACGATGGTCGACGTCGTCGCCGTGCGGGGCGAGACCGGGGAGACGGTCGTGCGCCGGGCCCGGGGCGTCGTCATCGCCGCCGGGCTGGAGCCGGTGCTGCCGCCGGGCATCGAGCAGTCCGAGCGGGTCTGGCACAACCACGACCTGCTCGGCCGGGTCGAGCGGCTGCCCTCGATGGTGCGCGACCGGTTCGTCGTCGTCGGCGCCGGCCAGAGCGCGGCCGAGGTCACCGAGTTCCTGCACACCCGGTACCCGCGCGCCGAGGTCGTCGCGCTGTTCTCCCGGTACGGCTACAGCCCGGCCGACAACAGCGCGTTCGCGAACCAGATCTTCGACCCGACCGCCGTGGACGACTTCTACGCGTCGCCGCCGGCGGTGAAGGACATGCTGAACGGCTACCACCGGTCGACCAACTACTCGGTGGTCGACATCGACCTCATCGACGAGCTCTACCGCCGGGTCTACCAGGAGAAGGTGCAGGGCCGGGAACGGCTGCGGATCATGCGGGCGTCCCGGCTCGCCGAGCTGCGCCCGATCGAGGCCGGCGTCGCCGTCGACGTCGAGTTCCTGCCGACCGGCAAACGGGAGACCGTCGAGGCGGACGTCATCGTCTTCGCCACCGGGTACAAATCCCGGGACCCGCGCGCCCTGCTCGGCGCCATGTCCGGGTACTGCCTGGACGACGCGGCCGGGAAGCCGGCGCTGGACCGCGACTACCGGCTGGCGACGACCCCCGACGTCCAGGCCGACCTGTACGTGCTCGGGGCGACTGAGCACTCCCACGGCATCTCCTCGACCCTGCTGTCGAACGTCGCCGTGCGGGCCGGCGAGCTGGTGCGCTCGATGGCCTGCCGAAGCTAG
- a CDS encoding FecCD family ABC transporter permease translates to MNVIERPRPAAPPAPVRRAGRTGARVTGLAAAVAVLAFVTMASLAVGAKPIPLGTVVHELFHYDGSGDGVIIRTLRVPRTLLGLTVGAGLGLAGAVMQALTRNPLADPGLLGVNAGASAAVVVAIGALGLHSPAAYVWFALAGAAIAAVAVYLLGARGRSTAAPVRLALAGAAVSAVLIALVWGLALTNPVTFDGYRFWSVGGLAGRNLAVVWQTGPFLLAGAVLALGLARPLNAIALGDEAGRALGVHLGRTRVLGIGATTLLCGAATAAAGPIGFVGLTVPHVARALTGPDQRWVLPYSMVLAPILLLAADIVGRVVARPGEIEAGIVTAFVGAPVLVLLARRRRLAAL, encoded by the coding sequence GTGAACGTCATCGAGCGGCCTCGGCCGGCCGCGCCGCCGGCGCCGGTCCGGCGCGCCGGCCGGACCGGAGCGCGGGTCACGGGCCTCGCCGCTGCGGTCGCCGTGCTCGCGTTCGTCACGATGGCGAGCCTGGCCGTCGGCGCGAAGCCCATCCCACTCGGCACCGTCGTCCACGAGCTGTTCCACTACGACGGCTCGGGCGACGGGGTGATCATCCGGACCCTGCGGGTGCCCCGCACGCTGCTCGGCCTCACGGTCGGCGCCGGGCTGGGGCTCGCCGGGGCCGTGATGCAGGCGCTGACCCGCAACCCGCTCGCCGACCCGGGCCTGCTCGGCGTGAACGCCGGCGCGTCTGCGGCCGTGGTCGTCGCCATCGGCGCCCTCGGCCTGCACTCGCCGGCGGCTTACGTCTGGTTCGCGCTGGCCGGCGCGGCCATCGCCGCGGTCGCCGTCTACCTGCTGGGCGCGCGGGGCCGCTCGACGGCCGCCCCGGTCCGGCTGGCGCTCGCGGGCGCGGCCGTCAGCGCGGTGCTCATCGCGCTCGTCTGGGGGCTCGCCCTGACCAACCCGGTGACGTTCGACGGCTACCGGTTCTGGTCGGTCGGCGGGCTGGCCGGGCGCAACCTCGCGGTCGTCTGGCAGACCGGGCCGTTCCTGCTGGCCGGCGCCGTGCTCGCGCTCGGGCTCGCCCGGCCGCTGAACGCGATCGCGCTCGGCGACGAGGCCGGCCGGGCGCTGGGCGTCCACCTCGGCCGGACCAGGGTTCTCGGGATCGGCGCCACCACCCTGCTGTGCGGGGCCGCCACCGCCGCGGCCGGCCCGATCGGCTTCGTCGGGCTGACCGTCCCGCACGTGGCCCGCGCCCTCACCGGCCCGGATCAGCGCTGGGTGCTGCCCTACTCGATGGTCCTCGCGCCGATCCTGCTGCTGGCCGCCGACATCGTCGGCCGGGTCGTCGCCCGTCCCGGCGAGATCGAGGCCGGCATCGTGACTGCCTTCGTCGGCGCGCCAGTGCTGGTGCTGCTCGCCCGCCGCCGACGACTGGCCGCCCTGTGA
- a CDS encoding FecCD family ABC transporter permease: protein MSALVDVRAPGRAAPGRARVLGTPRGRVSLLVPVRSCVVGAALVALIVAVGCVALTTGDYHIPLPDVVRALLGGGDGSTRFIVITLRLPRLLTGVLVGAALGVGGAMFQSLSRNPLGSPDIIGFDTGAATGALLVILVLHGTMAQVAAGAVVGGVATALLVYLLAMKRGVQGYRLILVGIGIAAMLSSVNDFLLTRASINDAQSAAVWLTGSLNGRGWEHVRPVALAVAVLLPLASWLGRDLRMLELGDDTARALGVHAERARAASVVVGVGLSAAATACAGPIVFVALAAPQVTRRLTRLPGPNIIPSALTGALLLTASDLAAQRAFAPTQLPVGVATGVVGGLYLAWLLSREWRQGRG from the coding sequence GTGAGCGCCCTCGTCGACGTCCGCGCGCCTGGTCGCGCCGCGCCTGGCCGGGCTCGGGTGCTCGGCACGCCGCGGGGGCGGGTGTCGCTGCTGGTCCCGGTCCGGTCCTGCGTGGTCGGGGCCGCGCTGGTCGCGCTCATCGTCGCCGTGGGCTGCGTCGCGCTGACCACGGGCGACTACCACATCCCGCTGCCCGACGTGGTCCGCGCCCTGCTCGGCGGCGGCGACGGCTCGACCCGCTTCATCGTGATCACCCTGCGGCTGCCCCGGCTGCTGACCGGTGTGCTGGTCGGCGCGGCGCTCGGGGTCGGCGGCGCGATGTTCCAGAGCCTGTCGCGCAACCCGCTCGGCTCGCCGGACATCATCGGCTTCGACACCGGCGCGGCGACCGGGGCCCTGCTGGTCATCCTGGTGCTGCACGGGACGATGGCCCAGGTCGCCGCCGGGGCCGTCGTCGGCGGCGTGGCCACGGCGCTGCTGGTGTACCTGCTGGCGATGAAGCGCGGGGTCCAGGGCTATCGGCTCATCCTGGTCGGGATCGGCATCGCGGCCATGCTCTCCTCGGTCAACGACTTCCTGCTGACCAGGGCCAGCATCAACGACGCCCAGTCCGCGGCCGTCTGGCTGACCGGCAGCCTCAACGGCCGCGGCTGGGAGCACGTCCGCCCGGTCGCCCTCGCGGTCGCCGTGCTGCTGCCGCTGGCGAGCTGGCTCGGCCGCGACCTGCGGATGCTGGAGCTCGGCGACGACACCGCCCGGGCCCTCGGCGTCCACGCTGAGCGGGCCAGGGCGGCCTCGGTCGTCGTCGGGGTCGGGCTGAGCGCCGCCGCCACCGCCTGCGCGGGACCGATCGTCTTCGTCGCGCTGGCCGCGCCGCAGGTCACCCGGCGGCTGACGAGGCTGCCCGGGCCCAACATCATCCCGTCCGCGCTGACCGGGGCCCTGCTGCTGACGGCGAGCGATCTCGCGGCGCAACGGGCCTTCGCGCCGACCCAGCTCCCGGTCGGCGTCGCCACCGGCGTCGTCGGCGGCCTCTACCTCGCCTGGCTGCTCAGCCGGGAATGGCGCCAGGGACGTGGCTGA